The following coding sequences lie in one Rutidosis leptorrhynchoides isolate AG116_Rl617_1_P2 chromosome 4, CSIRO_AGI_Rlap_v1, whole genome shotgun sequence genomic window:
- the LOC139840807 gene encoding glutamate--tRNA ligase, cytoplasmic-like gives MMELKLLIASDGTAPLSVLAVARLAGVSLAVEPTNEPASQPVLVLTDGIKIRGTNVVIRYIGRTSTSIPDLYQRDALETAQIDEWLEYAPIFSSGSEYEGACKYVDEYLLHRTFLVGHKLSVADIVVWSYLAVAGKRWESLLKSTKYQNLVRWYTSISTDHAAILDELAASYTKKKETAKPVSTKTKPSENQTVNETVRASNRPEVDLPDAEMGKVCLRFAPEPSGYLHIGHSKAALLNQYFAQKYNGKVIIRFDDTNPAKESNEFVDNLLIDIKTLGINYEKVTFTSDYFEKLMAMAEKLIKEEKAYIDDTPREKMQQERMDGIESACRKNTVDDNMKLWKEMILGSERGLKCCLRGKLDMQDPNKSLRDPVYYRCNPMPHHRIGSKYKIYPTYDFACPFVDSIEGITHALRSSEYHDRNAQYFRIQEDMGLRKVNIYEFSRLNMVYTLLSKRKLLWFVQNGLVDGWDDARFPTVQGIVRRGLQIEALIQFILEQGASKNLNLMEWDKLWNINKKIIDPVCPRHTAILEDQRVLLTLLDGPETPFVRIVPKHKKYADAGEKATTFTKRIWLEQADAKVISPNEEITLMDWGNAIVKEIKKDENGNVTELIGVLHLEGSVKTTKLKLTWLPEINELVPLSLVEFSYLIRKKKVEEDEDFVDVLNENTKKEAAAVGDSNMRNLKRGDIIQLERKGYFRCDVPFIRPSKQIVLYAIPDGRQTT, from the exons atgatggaattgaagCTACTAATTGCTTCAGATGGGACGGCTCCTCTGTCTGTTCTTGCCGTGGCTCGTCTTGCAGGAGTTTCTCTTGCTGTCGAGCCGACGAATGAGCCAGCCTCGCAGCCTGTTCTTGTCTTAACCGATGG GATCAAGATTCGTGGAACAAATGTAGTTATTCGATACATTGGTCGTACATCAACAAGTATTCCCGATCTGTACCAGCGAGATGCTCTTGAAACTGCGCAG ATTGATGAGTGGCTCGAGTATGCCCCTATCTTTTCGTCTGGTTCTGAATATGAGGGGGCATGTAAGTACGTTGATGAATATTTGTTGCACCGCACTTTCTTGGTTGGTCATAAGTTATCTGTTGCCGATATAGTTGTCTGGTCATATCTTGCAG TGGCTGGTAAGAGATGGGAAAGCTTATTGAAGTCAACAAAGTATCAAAACTTGGTACGATGGTACACCTCGATCTCTACCGATCATGCTGCTATTTTAGATGAACTAGCTGCATCATATACAAAGAAAAAAGAAACCGCAAAGCCTGTATCTACAAAAACAAAACCAAGCGAAAATCAAACCGTGAATGAAACTGTGAGAGCTTCAAATCGACCCGAAGTAGATCTTCCCGATGCAGAGATGGGCAAAGTTTGCTTGCGTTTTGCCCCTGAACCAAGTGGTTATTTACACATTGGCCACTCAAAAGCCGCGTTGCTCAATCAATACTTTGCCCAAAAGTACAACGGGAAAGTTATCATCCGCTTTGACGATACGAATCCCGCCAAAGAAAGCAATGAATTCGTTGATAATCTTTTGATCGACATCAAGACTTTAGGCATTAACTATGAAAAGGTGACGTTTACATCTGACTATTTCGAGAAGCTAATGGCCATGGCAGAAAAGTTGATAAAAGAAGAAAAAGCTTATATTGATGATACCCCACGTGAGAAAATGCAGCAAGAAAGAATGGATGGTATTGAATCCGCTTGTCGAAAAAACACCGTTGATGACAACATGAAATTATGGAAAGAAATGATATTGGGATCCGAAAGAGGACTAAAATGTTGCTTACGTGGCAAATTGGATATGCAAGATCCTAACAAGTCACTTCGAGACCCTGTATACTACCGTTGTAACCCAATGCCGCATCATAGAATCGGGTCGAAGTACAAAATTTACCCAACGTATGATTTTGCGTGCCCGTTTGTTGATTCTATTGAAGGTATTACTCACGCGCTTCGATCTAGTGAGTACCATGATCGAAATGCTCAGTATTTTCGAATTCAAGAGGATATGGGGCTTAGGAAGGTTAATATTTATGAGTTTAGTCGGTTAAATATGGTGTATACGCTTCTTAGCAAACGTAAGCTGCTTTGGTTTGTTCAGAATGGGTTAGTTGATGGGTGGGATGATGCTCGTTTCCCAACTGTTCAAGGAATTGTGCGTAGAGGTCTACAAATTGAGGCATTGATTCAATTCATACTCGAACAA GGGGCATCCAAGAATTTGAATCTTATGGAATGGGATAAACTCTGGAACATCAATAAAAAGATAATCGATCCTGTTTGCCCTAGACATACAGCAATTCTCGAAGACCAGCGTGTGTTGTTGACTTTGTTGGATGGGCCTGAGACTCCGTTTGTACGGATCGTTCCAAAGCATAAGAAGTACGCAGATGCTGGGGAAAAGGCTACAACTTTTACAAAAAGGATATGGTTAGAACAAGCTGATGCTAAGGTGATATCACCAAATGAGGAGATTACGTTAATGGATTGGGGAAATGCGATTGTTAAAGAGATCAAGAAGGATGAAAATGGAAACGTAACTGAATTAATTGGTGTTCTGCATCTTGAAGGATCTGTTAAGACCACGAAGCTGAAACTTACATGGTTACCTGAGATTAATGAACTTGTCCCGTTAAGTCTAGTTGAGTTCAGTTACCTAATCAGGAAAAAGAAG